From the genome of Oryza glaberrima chromosome 1, OglaRS2, whole genome shotgun sequence:
GTGATTTGATGTTTGTGTTATACAAATCAAGGTACTGCAACTCAACTAATGAACTGATCCCGGAAGGTAATTCATGGATAGAAGTATGTGATAAATCTAAAACCCTGAGAGATGGCATGAATTGGAAGAAGCCGTCACATATCTTATCCAATGCAGGGTTGACCTGTAGCATCAAAGTTTTCAGCAGAGGGCAATTAGGTCTCTCATACAGCTCAAGAATGTTGTTTCGCATGAAAGAAATCCGCTCAGCGTCGCTCCATTTCTCTGCACCTGGTGCCTCCTTGAGCCCAACTCCGGCACGGACAAGccattttgtttcttttgtgcCAAAATCTGATGCTATCCACAGAGCCATGGCACGGACCATGGGATGCATACTGATATGATCCTCGTCATCCCCTTTCTCCAGCAAACAGGCAATCTTGAGAACACCAAGAAGGTCATGCCCTTTGTTATAAATCTCATCCATGTCAGTGTACAGGTCATCAATGAAACCTTCACCGATGCAGTACCCTATTATCCATTCCTTAGAAATGGAGAATTCCTCTGGGAACAGTGAGCAATACAGTAGACAAAGCCTTAGCTTGTCACTGGGCAAACTATCGTAGCTGTTCTTGAGAGGCATTAGAACATCCATCTCCATGCCAAGAAGCTGCCATGGGGCAACCTTTAGCACGGTGATGGCATGCTTCCACTCTTTTTCTGTGCGCTTGCTGGCCATCGCCCGGCCGACGGTGATGAGCGCGAGCGGCAGGCCGCCACACTTCATCGCCAGCGCCTTCGCCTGTTCTTGAATCTCCATGCTGGAAAACATGAGATGCTCCCCGACCTTCTCGCGGAAGAGCTCCCAAGCGGGCTCCCATGGCAGGCACTCCATCTTGAGCTTGCGGCGGACATCCATGCGGTCACACACGTCCTCAATCCTCGTCGTCAACACGATCTTGCTCTTGGAGTTGTGCTTAGGTACGGGAATTCCGATCATCTGGAAGTTGAGTGGCTCCCAGAGGTCGTCCAGCAGCAGCACGAAATTCATCTTGGTGAGCACTCTGTAGAGCATTCCGGCACGCTCCCTGGGCGTTCTGTTCTCCCACGACACGCCGAGGCGGTCGCCGATGATTTTCTGGATATCATCCAGACTGAACTCCTTGCCGACTTCGATGTTGATGGCAACATTGATGTCCGGCGAGTTGATGAGGAAATCGTTGTTGTACTTGTTCAGCAGCGCGGTCTTGCCGACCCCGGCCATGCCGTAGATGCCGACGATGCCCACGTCGCCGTGCCGGACGCACGCGTGGAGCCTCTGAAGCACAGCGTCCATGCCGACGACGGCCGCGCTGGGCATCTCCTCGAAGCGGACCTGCACAAGCTCGTCGGCGACCTTGTGGAACGCGCCCTTCTCCTTGAGGTTGGCGGCCTCGGCGAACATCTCGTCGGCCCTCTGGCTGAGGTGGTAGGTGGCCCTGAGGCCGGGCGCCTGCTCGGGGGGAAGGCGGAGGCGCGCCTGGTACTCCTCCTCGAtccgggcggcggcgtcctcgagcCTGGAGACACACTCGAGCCACCACTTGACCTGGCTGGTGGCCTCCATGCCCCGGCGCTCGGCGACGTCGACCAGGCGCTTCACGTCGTCGCGCTTGCTCTTGAGCTCGTCCATCTCGTGGCCCAGCAGGTCGATGTAGTCGCCGCAGGACATGACATACCCGAACGTCCGGGCGAAGTAGTCCTTGAGCGGCCGGAACACCGCGTCCACGATGGACGCCACGAACTCCATCTCCGGCAACCAAAAACCTCGATCTTTACCAAGAAAGCTCCGGTTTTTAGTGGCATACAAAGGGGAAGCACTGGATTTGGGAACGAATTGATGGATTCGAGTGCCTATGGGAGAGGAATGGGGACTAATTTCTGAACCTCGATCTGATCAGCAGACAAGATGCAACTGTTGGGCGAGCATCAGGTGGGATTCTGTGGAACTTAAGAAGAAACGAACGAATTGGCTAGAGTTTCTATAGGAGATGACATAGGGAATGGACAAATTGGTTGATTTGTTAGCAAGGAAGAAACACATAGGTGGAATGGAAGAAGCATACCGGCGCCCGCGATCGTGATGTGGAGTGGAAGATGGAAGCGCTGACGGAGGGAGGAGACGACTCCGAGTCTTGGACTAGTTCGTTCCACTTCAGTCCCAGGGAGTGCCACGGTGGTGAACTGGTGTAGTGCCGGAGTGGGAGTGGGGATAAAAGTGACAATCTCATTGGCGCCACATACCTTCATAGCGAGGTTATTTTAGGAGGATGTTAGTACTGTACAGCTAGCCAATCTGACAAACGAGATTGGATCTGATTTGTTCTGATCTTCCTACAGCCTACCACATCGATgggcatgtttgtggagtggtGAGTAGGATGTAGTGTATCGTTCCACTTCAGTGATATGCATACCGCATAGTGCAGACTTTCAAAGTTTCAACTAGGATCCTTGCAAGTTGTTCAGATGAGTCATATACTTCGAAAGATGCACTATGCATACCTTTTGTAAGTCTGCTGATCGACTGAAAAATTAGCGGACAAGCTTCACAAAATCGATTGGTTTTCGTGAAACCGCTAAAAACCGATCAATATTAGTTAATTTTCGTGACACCGCTAAAAAACCGATCAATATTAGTTAGTTTTCGTATAGTGTTAATCCAAAGTTGTCAATTTTTAATGGTTTCCATAAATCTGTAAGGAGCGCAAAAATATAAACCCTAATACCACGGTAATACTAGCTGCTCCAGCTAAAAAACATCCAACTCATTGCTTGGACTACAGCATCTGCAATCTTTTTTTTAGCAAGTCACCAGAGAGAAGAGTTTCTCCACCAGAATATATTGCATCAAGAGATTTTACACAGGGCAGGCTTCATCTACGCAATCGCAGGTGCCCTGGAGGATAGTAGTAGAGAATACACGAGGAATACAGAGAAGAGAATACAACACAGAGACAACCTCCCCAAAGAGAACAAATGGCGTTTGCCACTTGCAAAATTACCTAGCCGAAAACCAAATCAACCTAGAGCTGGCACCCTAGCTCAGCAACAACCAATTCCTCATGCAGACTTGCTAACACCGAAGACTCAACGCCGGAGGGCCAATATGCCACGCTCAAACTGACTTGAATTTGTGGCGATCGAAGGCTGTGGAATTCGAAGACCACCGACATCAAGCCATCAAGAATCTAACTTGGTCTTGTTGCTACTTGGATCAGTGCCTGCCAACGTCCTTTGGGGGAAGGAAGCCCCAAAGGAGAGAAGAACACCCACATCTGCAATCTTTGGTTCTCCACTTCCACTTTAGGTTGAAATTTTTTTCCGCTTCTGAACTGAGATATCCCTTTGTTTTTAGTTAGCATACTTTCCGAcgttaaacggtatattttatttgaaaatttt
Proteins encoded in this window:
- the LOC127777959 gene encoding disease resistance protein RPS2-like, yielding MEFVASIVDAVFRPLKDYFARTFGYVMSCGDYIDLLGHEMDELKSKRDDVKRLVDVAERRGMEATSQVKWWLECVSRLEDAAARIEEEYQARLRLPPEQAPGLRATYHLSQRADEMFAEAANLKEKGAFHKVADELVQVRFEEMPSAAVVGMDAVLQRLHACVRHGDVGIVGIYGMAGVGKTALLNKYNNDFLINSPDINVAINIEVGKEFSLDDIQKIIGDRLGVSWENRTPRERAGMLYRVLTKMNFVLLLDDLWEPLNFQMIGIPVPKHNSKSKIVLTTRIEDVCDRMDVRRKLKMECLPWEPAWELFREKVGEHLMFSSMEIQEQAKALAMKCGGLPLALITVGRAMASKRTEKEWKHAITVLKVAPWQLLGMEMDVLMPLKNSYDSLPSDKLRLCLLYCSLFPEEFSISKEWIIGYCIGEGFIDDLYTDMDEIYNKGHDLLGVLKIACLLEKGDDEDHISMHPMVRAMALWIASDFGTKETKWLVRAGVGLKEAPGAEKWSDAERISFMRNNILELYERPNCPLLKTLMLQVNPALDKICDGFFQFMPSLRVLDLSHTSIHELPSGISSLVELQYLDLYNTNIKSLPRELGALVTLRFLLLSHMPLDLIPGGVISSLTMLQVLYMDLSYGDWKVDATGNGVEFLELESLRRLKILDITVQSLEALERLSLSNRLASSTRNLLIKTCASLTKVELPSSRLWKNMTGLKRVWIASCNNLAEVIIDGNTETDHMYRQPDVISQSRGDHYSNDEQPILPNLQNIILQALHKVKIIYKSGCVQNITSLYIWYCHGLEELITLSDDEQGTAANSSEQAARICRDITPFPNLKELYLHGLANCRAWCSTTCFLRFPLLGNLKIVDCPKLKKLELSAGNLNAVECTREWWDALEWDDAEVKASYVPLFRPLH